From a region of the Labrus mixtus chromosome 5, fLabMix1.1, whole genome shotgun sequence genome:
- the elovl7a gene encoding elongation of very long chain fatty acids protein 7a, producing the protein MEFDRIKSSAALIYEEFIQKADSRTENWPLMSSPVLQTIVIVAYIYFVTCLGPRIMENRKAFDLKGILIVYNFGIVALSVYMSYEFVMSGWGTGYNFRCDLVDYSTSPQAVRMAATCWLYYFSKFIEMLDTIFFVLRKKNSQVTFLHVYHHSIMPFTWWFGVRFAAGGLGTFHALLNCIVHVIMYSYYGLTALGPSYQKFLWWKKYLTTIQLIQFVMVTSHISQYFFLKDCPYQFPVFIYIIGTYGLIFLFLFLNFWYHAYTKGKRLPKVLQNQTWAHHSNGVMNGNANHDKEE; encoded by the exons ATGGAATTTGATCGTATAAAGTCATCGGCTGCCCTCATATATGAAGAGTTCATCCAAAAAGCAG ACTCGCGGACAGAGAACTGGCCCCTCATGTCGTCACCTGTCCTCCAAACGATCGTCATCGTGGCATACATTTACTTTGTTACATGCTTGGGGCCTCGGATTATGGAGAACCGCAAAGCCTTCGACCTCAAAGGGATTCTCATCGTGTACAATTTTGGTATTGTGGCTCTCTCGGTCTACATGTCCTATGAG TTTGTGATGTCAGGATGGGGAACAGGATACAACTTCCGCTGCGACCTGGTCGACTACTCCACTTCGCCGCAGGCTGTTAGG ATGGCAGCAACATGCTGGCTGTATTACTTCTCCAAGTTCATTGAGATGTTGGACACA ATCTTCTTTGtcctgagaaagaaaaacagccagGTGACATTTCTTCACGTCTACCATCACTCCATCATGCCCTTCACCTGGTGGTTTGGAGTTCGATTTGCAGCAG GTGGTTTGGGAACCTTCCACGCCCTGCTGAACTGCATCGTCCATGTCATCATGTACTCTTACTACGGCCTGACTGCCTTGGGCCCCAGCTACCAGAAGTTCCTGTGGTGGAAGAAATATCTCACAACCATCCAGCTG ATCCAGTTTGTCATGGTGACTAGCCACATTTCCCAGTATTTCTTCCTGAAGGACTGCCCCTACCAGTTCCCTGTCTTCATCTACATCATTGGTACGTACGGCCTGATTTTCCTGTTCCTCTTCCTCAACTTCTGGTACCACGCCTACACCAAGGGAAAGAGGCTGCCTAAAGTGCTGCAGAACCAGACATGGGCACACCACTCCAACGGAGTCATGAATGGGAACGCCAATCATGACAAAGAAGAGTGA